From Qipengyuania psychrotolerans:
CCATTAGGGCGATGAGGAGTGCGGTGGGGTCGCTATCCAGTCGGTAGCTATCGTATTCTTGGCCGTCACTGAGTGTCGCGATAGTAACGCCTGCATCTACAATATCATCGAGCAGCCTCTGGACCTTCCGCGGAGTCATTCTGCTTACACGGTCGAGGCTTTCGACAAGAAGATAGGAGCCGGGCACTACAAGGCCCTCACGGCATGCGGTGAGGAAGCCCCCAAGGCCCGCGTCTTGCTCAGTATTGGCTCCACGATAGGCCGACACGCCAAGGTCCGAGAGCTTCAATCGGTCGTCAATCGTGAGCAAAGGAAGCGACTGCCGCTCGCGCTCATGGTTCTTTGCTTGAAGCCATCGCTTCGCGCCTTCCGCTTGCCGCCTGTAACTATCTCCAGCTGCCTGCTCCGGTGTTGAGAAGCGAGTGTAGCTGTAAACTCGCGGGGTTACTGTGTTGATCGGTTCATAGAAGCTCATTGGGGAATCCTTGTGTTCATTGCCGAGGGTGAGGGAAAATCGGTTCCCTCTCCGCTGGTGTGGGTTAATTGGGTCCACAGGTTCCTTAGGTGCTGATGATCGGACCTCCGGGGGCTGGCAAATCGCTGCTCGCCAGCTGCCTTCCCGGCATCCTGCCGCCGCTCACCCCGCCCGAAGCGCTGGAAGTGAGCATGGTGCAATCAGTTGCAGGCACCTTGGAGGAGGGGCGGATCAGCCGCGCCCGGCCATTCCGCGCACCGCATCATTCGGCGAGCATGGCCGCGCTGACAGGCGGCGGCCTGCGGGTGAAGCCGGGAGAAGTCAGCCTGGCCCACCTCGGCGTGCTGTTTCTTGACGAATTGCCCGAATTCCAGCGCGCGGTTCTGGATTCGCTTCGCCAGCCGCTCGAAACCAACAAAGTCGATGTGGCGCGGGCCAATGCGCATGTGACGTTTCCCGCCAATGTCCAGCTGATCGCGGCGATGAACCCGTGCCGCTGCGGCCATCTGGGCGATCCTGCATTGGCTTGTTCGCGCGCACCGAAATGCGCCGCCGACTATCAGAGCAAGGTATCGGGTCCGATGCTGGACCGGATCGATCTCCACGTGGAAGTCGATCCGGTCAGCGCGATGGATCTGGCAATGCCGCCGCCCAGCGAAGGCAGCGCCGAAGTTGCCGCCAGGGTGGCGCAGGCACGCGCGCTCCAGACGGCGCGCGAAAGCCAGAGCGGCGTGCGCACGAATGCAGAATTACAGGGCGATGCCTTGGAGCAATATGCATCGCCGGACGAGGAAGGGCGCAAGCTCCTGATGCAGGCCGCCAGCGCCATGCGGCTTTCGGCCCGCGCCTATACCAGGATGCTGCGCGTTGCGCGTACCATTGCGGACCTGGGCGGGTCCGAACAGATCGGCCGGCTTCATGTGGCAGAGGCGCTAAGTTACAGGCGCCAGCCTCCGAGGGCCTGACGGGCGTAACCGCCTATTTTTCGCCCATATCCAGGTTCAGCCTGACCGGTTCATGTTCGCGGTCGCCTTCGAATTTCTTGAGGAAATCCTCGATCGGGACAGCCTGAGCCTTGTCGACCATCGGATTGGATTTGGCCATTTCTACGGCGCGCAATTCATCCGGCGTCATGCGAACGTGGACATAGGGGATCCAGACCTCGCCGTATTCGGCTTGCTGGTACCACACGTCGAGCACGTCATACGATGCGAACTGGCCGCTTGGCTCCCGCAAGCGGATGCCTTCGCCAATGCGCGGCACCGCCATCGTCTTTATCCGGAAGACGGTTTGGTGCGTTTCGTTTTGTAGTTCGATTTCTATCACTATCCGGCCCGGCTCTGAAAAGGGGGAATGCCCCTGCTGAGGTTTGGCCATGACGGCGATCTGTTGAGATCACTTTAACGGTGACGTCACGGGACCACGGAAAAAGGTGACGTCACTTCTCGGCGTATGGGGTGTTCTTTAGAAGAAAGCGATTGAAGTCCGGAGCGGCGTCATCCCACCACACCGGACCGCGTTCTCCCAGCGCGACCTTCGCTGAATGCACATTGCGCCGTGCCTGCTTTTCCGCTGCGTGATCTCCCGCCTGCAAAGCCGCGCCGACTGCGCGCCGCGCATCCATCAGCATATTGACCAGGCGCTCACGCTCGGCCTTGGGGAGATTTGGATTGGAAGCCCGCCATAATCGGCCGCGCACGATAATGTAGCGGCCATCCGGCGTGCGCTGGGTTTCTTCGTTCAGGCCGCGTCTTTCGCTTTTCGGGCCGATGCGATGTCAACTACCGAACCCTTGTCCATGGCCTCATGCGGTTCGGCTTTCGAGCCATCGGCGCGCACGCCAAGGTTTTTGCGTTCGACCAGTGCGAGGTCCGCAGGCCCCAGGATACGGCCGTCATGACTCAGAATGGATGTCGGCCCGATCGGCAGACGGTCCAGTTCATCGACGAGCACGGGGTTCTCGACCACTTCTGCACCGTATTTCTGGCCCCACTGGCGCAAGGCGACCATTGCGGGAAGCAGGTCGAAACCCTTGTCGGTCAGGCGATATTCGATCTTCCGGCGATCGTCGGGACAGGGATCACGTTTCAAAATTCCATGCTCAACCAGCTTGGCCAGCCTGTTCGACAGGATATTCCGCGCGATACCCAGCTCGCTGAGAAACTCTTCGAAGTGATGCAACCCGTTGAAACTGGCGCGCAGGATCATGAAGCTCCACCGCTCGCCCATGACCTCCAAGGCTTGCGGCAGGCCGCATTCGGTCAATTCGCGTAGTGGTTCTCTAATGTCGCCCATAAAATCAGTCCTTCCGGTGCAACCTATTTAGCGCGCTTTTCCATAAAGCCAAATTTTTCGAAAAAAGGGTTGCGAAACACAACCTATCTAAGTAGGTACCGATTCGCAACTGGTTGCAAATCGAAACTTACATTGCAATTTTTGCAAAGCCTGTTGCGAAAATTGCAAGTGCTAAAAGGAACCTCTCCATGTCCCCCTCTCTCCGCCGTTCGGCGAACCTCAGCGTTCTCGTCTCCGCTTTTGCCTACACCGCCCTGACATTCGGCGCTCTTACAGCACCGACCCCGGCCGAAGCACGCAGCAACGCCCCCTTCTACACCGCAGAACTGGCCGAGCCGGCAGCTGAACGTACGGTCATCGCAGGCGGCGTCGCCTGGACCTGCGCCGATACCACGTGCATCGCACCCAAGGGCTCGTCGCGCCCGCTGCGTATTTGCCGCGAACTGCAGCGCGATCTTGGCGAAGTGAAGTCGTTCACCACCAAGGGTGAAGCGCTCGAAGCTGCTCGCCTGGCGAAGTGCAACGGCTAAGGCCGCACACATTCGATCCCCCACCCCCTCTCCATAGGGTGGCACTTAAGGGCCCCGGCATTCGTCGGGGCCTTTTTTGTTCAGATAAGCCCGCGCACTGAAAGGTCGCTTTCAAGCGAACCGGCATCGTTGAAATGATGCACCTGCCAGCCGAAAGTGCGCGCTGCGTCGATATTGTCCCGGTTATCGTCGATGAAGAGCATGGCGGATGCGGGAAGGCCAAAGCGCTTCTCGGCCAGCGCAAAAATGGCCTCACCGGGTTTTGCCAAACATTCCTCGCCGGATACGACGATATCGCGGAACCGGTCAAAAATCCGCTCATGCGGGCGGAAACCCGCCCAGAACTCTGCACCGAAATTGGTTATGGCGAAGAGCGGGACGTCATTGGCATCGAGCCGTTCAACAAGGGCATGACTGCCCGGAACCGGCCCCGGGATCGTTTCATTGAACCGCGTGGCGTAAGCATGAATTTCGTCGGCGTAATCAGGATAGAGTGCGATGCGCTCCGGCACCATGTCCGCAAGTTCGCGGCCCTGGTCATGTTCGAAATGCCATTCTTCCGTCACAACTTCGTCCAGCACCTTCCGCAAGCGGGCCGGATCGTCGATGATCTTCTCGAAGAGGGAGGATAGCTGCCATTGGTAGAGCACACGCCCCACGTCGAATACGACTGCTTCAACCGTCCGATCGCTCATTGCGCGCTCCCAAACACGAACGGCCCGCGCTCCCCTTCGGGAGCCGGGCCGGTCCATGACGCTTGCAGGGCGATAACGCCCCGCATCGCTGCTTAGCCCTGGCGGGCCTTGAAGCGGCGGTTGGTCTTGTTGATGACGTAGGTCCGCCCACGGCGACGGATCACGCGGCAATCGCGGTGCCGGCTCTTGAGCGACTTGAGGCTGTTGCGGATCTTCATGATAAATCTCGTTCTAAAATAATTACGCGCCGGAGATGGTGCCCCGACGCGCCGATTTCAATCGCGCCCGTTAAAGGGCGGGGTGATTCTCGTCAACCGTCTGTGCGCATTTCGGCAAGCTTTCGTTCCCATTGGACCGCATGGCCGATAATCTCGTCGAGATCGGCATGCTTTGGCTCCCACGGCAGGGTTGCCCTGATGCGCGATGGGTCGGACACCAGTTCGCCCGGATCTCCGGCCCGGCGAGGTTCCATGTGCCGCACGATTTTGGCGTTGGTTACGCGGTCGACTGCGTCCAGCACCTCCAGCACCGAGAACCCGCGGCCATAGCCGCAGTTCATGGTCATGGACTGGTCGGGCCTCGCGATCAGGGCTTCAAGAGCCAGCACATGGGCGGCAGCCAGATCGCTCACATGGATGTAATCCCGCACGCCGGTCCCGTCCTGCGTGTCGAAATCCGTGCCGAACACCGCCACGCTGTCGCGCTTGCCGGTGGCAGCCTCGCAGGCGACCTTGATCAGATGCGTGGCACCGGCGGTCGATTGGCCGGTGCGCGCCTGCGGATCGGCACCGGCAACATTGAAGTACCTGAGCGCGCAGTAATTGAAGCCGTGCGCCACGCTGGCATCGGCAAGCATCTGCTCGGTCATCAGCTTGGACCAGCCATAGGGATTGATCGGCTGCTTCGGGCTGTCTTCCGTGACCGGCGAAACCTCTGGCGTGCCGTAGGTCGCCGCGGTCGAGGAAAAGATGAAATGCTCGATCCCGCCGCGCACGGCGGCTTCCATGAGGGCGCGGCTCTTTACGGTGTTATTGTCGTAATACTTGAGCGGGTCTTCGACCGATTCAGGGACCACAACCGATCCGGCAAAATGCATGATCGCCTTGGTGCCCTGCTCGAGGAAAATCTGCTCGAGCAGGACTGCATCTACGATGTCGCCTTCGTATAAAGGCACATCGTCCGGCACGGCGAATGCGAAGCCGGTCGAAAGATTGTCGATCACTGCAACCGGCCAGCCTGCATCGCGAAGGGCCAGCACGGCATGGCTTCCGATATACCCTGCACCGCCGGTCACGAGCACCGGCACCTTGTTCTCAATAGTCATGCCGCGCGCCTAGCATACACTGCGCAAGGTGCAATCTCGGAGCAATGCGGCAAGCTGCGCGTTCTTCTTTCTTTAACGCCCTTGTATGAAAGAGCCCTGCAAATGAGTCGCACATCAATCGCATTCGCCGCACTGTCCGCCGCCGCGCTGTCAGCTTGCGCCACCTCGCCGGGCCCGGTCGAGGTTACCCGCTTCGTCGCGGCAGATGCGCAGCAGCGCCTTGGTCAGGGCACCATATTCGTGGAAAGTGCCGGGGAAGCCGGCGGCGATAGCCTGGCCATGCTGCCCTACAAATCGGCCGTCGCTGCTGAGCTCAGCCAGCTTGGCTATACCGAAACCG
This genomic window contains:
- a CDS encoding winged helix-turn-helix transcriptional regulator; amino-acid sequence: MGDIREPLRELTECGLPQALEVMGERWSFMILRASFNGLHHFEEFLSELGIARNILSNRLAKLVEHGILKRDPCPDDRRKIEYRLTDKGFDLLPAMVALRQWGQKYGAEVVENPVLVDELDRLPIGPTSILSHDGRILGPADLALVERKNLGVRADGSKAEPHEAMDKGSVVDIASARKAKDAA
- the ykgO gene encoding type B 50S ribosomal protein L36, with protein sequence MKIRNSLKSLKSRHRDCRVIRRRGRTYVINKTNRRFKARQG
- a CDS encoding CC_3452 family protein, whose protein sequence is MSPSLRRSANLSVLVSAFAYTALTFGALTAPTPAEARSNAPFYTAELAEPAAERTVIAGGVAWTCADTTCIAPKGSSRPLRICRELQRDLGEVKSFTTKGEALEAARLAKCNG
- the galE gene encoding UDP-glucose 4-epimerase GalE — encoded protein: MTIENKVPVLVTGGAGYIGSHAVLALRDAGWPVAVIDNLSTGFAFAVPDDVPLYEGDIVDAVLLEQIFLEQGTKAIMHFAGSVVVPESVEDPLKYYDNNTVKSRALMEAAVRGGIEHFIFSSTAATYGTPEVSPVTEDSPKQPINPYGWSKLMTEQMLADASVAHGFNYCALRYFNVAGADPQARTGQSTAGATHLIKVACEAATGKRDSVAVFGTDFDTQDGTGVRDYIHVSDLAAAHVLALEALIARPDQSMTMNCGYGRGFSVLEVLDAVDRVTNAKIVRHMEPRRAGDPGELVSDPSRIRATLPWEPKHADLDEIIGHAVQWERKLAEMRTDG
- a CDS encoding HAD family hydrolase translates to MSDRTVEAVVFDVGRVLYQWQLSSLFEKIIDDPARLRKVLDEVVTEEWHFEHDQGRELADMVPERIALYPDYADEIHAYATRFNETIPGPVPGSHALVERLDANDVPLFAITNFGAEFWAGFRPHERIFDRFRDIVVSGEECLAKPGEAIFALAEKRFGLPASAMLFIDDNRDNIDAARTFGWQVHHFNDAGSLESDLSVRGLI